Part of the Cohnella candidum genome, CGGCGGCTCGTCTTCGCCCGAGTACAGGATCACGAGCGCCGTTCCCGCCGTTTTGTCGGTTCGGCCTTCCTGGACCCATGCGCCGTAGTCGAACGGAATGCGGTCGAGTGCCGCTTTCTTTTGCAGTTCCCGCTCCTCCATGCCCAGCTTTTCCGCCGCCCATCTCAGGCCTTGCATCCAGTCCTTCTTCTCCAGCCGGTCCTCCCACCACGTCTTGCGGGGCTTGTATTTATGCTGCAGGTAGTAGTCGATTTTGAGAAGCGCCATCGCGACGTCCGTATCCAGTCCTTCCGGCCGGTCCGCCTCGAGGAACGACCACAGCCGAATGAACAGGTCCTCGAGCTGATGGCCGATCCGGCTCCAGCCTCGGGATTCCCAGTAGTCGCCGAAGCGCTGGAAGAAATCGAACGGGGACGGGTACACGGTCGTGACCAGGTATTCCATCGTCCGATCCATCCGGTGGGCGTTCCAGTATTTCTCCAGCACGTCTTCCACCCGTTTGATCCGCACGATGTCGGAGAACGGCATGACGTCGCTGCCCAGCATCTCGTATGGCGCCCGCTCCATATACACGTAACCGTATTTCGCCGCGTCCAGCCGCAGGCCCGTTCCCCGCAGCATTTTCAGGAAACCCAACTGCAGCTCCTCGGGACGCAGCGCGAACACGTCGTTGAACGTCTTGCGGAACGTATCGTAGTCCTCGTGCGGGAGCCCGGCAATCAGATCGAGGTGCTGGTCGATATTACGGCTTTCCTTGATTTTGTTCACGGTCCGGGAAAGCTTCGCGAAGTTTTGCCGGCGCTGCACCGCGAGGTTCGTCGGATCGTTCGTCGACTGGACGCCGATCTCGAACCGGAACACGCCCGGAGGGGCATGCTCCGCCAGGAAATCGAGCACCTCGGGACGCATGATGTCCGCGGTGATCTCGAACTGGAACACGCAGCCGCGGTGGTTGTCGATCAGGAATTGAAAAATTTCCATCGCGTAATCTCGCTTGATGTTAAACGTCCGGTCCACGAATTTGATCAGCTTCGCCCCGCTATCGATCAAGTACGACAGGTCCGATTTGACCCGTTCCATATCGAAATAACGGACGCCGACCTCAATGCTCGACAGGCAAAACTGGCAGCTGAACGGACATCCGCGGCTCGTCTCGAAATAGACGACGCGGTTTCGCAGGGTGGGAATATCCTCCGCAAACCGCTGCGGGGACGGGATGTCGTTCAAATCCAGCTTGGGCCGCCCCGGCGTGATGATGGCTTCGGCTTGTCCCTCTTTGCGATAAGCAAGGCCGAAGACAAAATGGTATTTCCGGTCTCCCGCGATTTGGCGCAGCAGGTCCCGGAACGTTTCTTCGCCTTCCCCCATGACGATGAAATCCACGGCGGGCAGCCGGTTCATCCACTCGGCCGTATCGTAAGAAACCTCCGGTCCTCCCAGCACGATTTTCACGTCCGGCAGTACTTTCCGCAGCATGTCCACGACGGTGATCGTCTCTTCGATGTTCCAGATGTAGCAGGAGAACCCGATGACGTCGGGCTTCTTCGAGAACAGGTCGGCCGCGATGCTCATGGCGGGATCCTTGATCGTATATTCGGCCAGCTGCACGTCGAACTCCTCCGCGCAGAAAGCTTTCAAGTATCGAATGGCTAGCGAGGTATGAATATATTTGGCGTTCAGCGTCGCGAGTACGACGTTCATGGTGCGTTCCTCTTTTCAAGTCGGGCTGTTACTCTCAACGTCTATTGTAACGGATATCGGCGCATGAAAAAACCGCGGGGAGCAACGTCCCCGCAGTCCGTCCTTTTTCTTATGCGTCCAATCCGCTTTCCGCGATCACTTTTTGGATGAAATAATAGCTGTCCTTCGGATGGCGGGCCAGCGTTTCGTAGTCCGTGTACACGATGCCGAACCGTTTGCGGTAGCCTTCGGCCCATTCGAAGTTGTCGAGCAGCGACCAGGCAAAATAGCCCTTGAGCGGCACGCCCGACTCGATCAACCGATGGCACTGGATAAAGTGTTTGCGGAAATACGCCGTCCGCAGCTCGTCATGGATGCGATTGTCCTCGGTCAGCGTGTCGTCGTAGCAAGCGCCGTTCTCCGTGATGTAGATGGGCGTGTCCCCGTACTCTTCATGCACCCATTTGAGCGTTTTGTACAGGGCCTCGGGATAGACGTTCCAGTCCATGAAGGTCCGGTCGAAGCCGACCTGCACGTCCTCGCAATCGAAGAGTCCCTCGTTCTTCTTATAGCGGCCGTAGTTGCCGGTGTAGAAGTTGATGCCGATGAAGTCGATCTTCTGCGCGATCGTCTCCATGTCGCCGGGTTGGATCGGGACTTCGGCGCCTTTGGTTTTGAACCATTCGACGAGAAATTGCGGATACGTGCCTTTGAAGGTCGGATCCATGAACCACTCGTTGCCCCAAGCGCGGGAACGGCGGGCCGCTTCGACGTCTTCGGGGGAGTTCGTGTAAGGCTCGCACCAGCCGAGGTTGTGGGTCGTGCCGATCTCTCCCTTGATCCCGAGCGCGCGGAACTTCTGAACGGTCAAGCCGTGCGCGACGAGGCAGTGGTGGGCGACCGTCACGCCGAGCTGAAGGTCCTTAAGACCCGGGGCGTGGATGCCGAGCGTGTTGGACAGGAACGAGACGCACCACGTTTCGTTAAACGTGATCCATTGCTTGATCTTGCCGTCGAAAGCTTGGAAAACGGTTTCTGCGTAACGCACGAAAGCGTCGATCGTGGAACGGTTCGCCCATCCCCCTTGATCCTGCAGCGCCTGCGGCAAATCCCAATGGTACAGCGTCGCGCAAGGCTCGATGCCCGCAGCAATCAGCGCGTCTACGACGCGGGAGTAATAATCCAGGCCTTCTTGATTGAGTTCCCCGGTTCCTTGCGGATAAATGCGGGGCCATGCGATCGAAAACCGGTATGCTTTGACGCCCAGCTTCTTCAGCAGCGCGATGTCTTCTTCGTAGCGGTGGTAGCTGTCGCATGCGACGTCACCGGTATCTCCGCCGACCACCTTGCCCGGCGTGTGCGAGAACGTATCCCAAATGGACGGACCGCGTCCGCCTTCCTTCGCTGCGCCTTCGATTTGATACGACGCCGTGGCGGTTCCCCAGACGAAATCTTTCGGAAAATCCAAACGAGCCAATGCCATCTCCTCCAACAGGTTAGGTTTGGTTTCTCCTCCTACTATTCGATGGAAAACGTTTTATTCCTGCTGCGCGAAGATGAAATCATCTGCTGAAAATGAAGCTGGCCCGCGCTTATGCCGGCAAGATGAAGGAATCTACCAGCCTTTCATTCTCCCGTTCCGATGGATTCACGGAGCCCTGCGGCAGCTTTGCCGGCGGCGTTCCCCGAACGGCTGTCGGCGTCTTCGGAGCGTCGGCGATTCCCGGTCGCTGTCCGCAGGCGCTAAGCGCGAATACGATGGCGGCAAGCGCCGCGAATATCCCAAAACGGCTGATCGATCGCATCGTTACTCATGACCCCCCGGAATCATTCTATGCCAATAAGACGAATGAGAACGAATAAATGTTGCTTCCGGGAGAAATTTTACCTGAATTTTACAAAACCGCTCTTGTTTTGTGACGTGCTGAATTCAGGCATGCCTCAAGCAGCCTCATACCTGCGACCGCGTCTTCCGCAGGGAAAGCGGCCGGCTCCAATCCGCGCACCGTGCGGGCGAATTGATCGGCTTGGAGGATGTAGGCGTTCACGCCGTACGGACCTTCCCGACGTTCGCCATCCGTGGTCACGACGGTGATCGAATCGTTATCCGCGCCCGGCAGGAACGACGGATCCAGCAGGATGCGGCCTTCCGAACCGACGATCTCCAGCGTATTTCGGAACGCGGCCCACATGCCGCAATCGAACGTGAGCGAGACGCCGCCCGGGAACTCCACAAGACCCGAAGCCATCATGTCGACGCCGCCGTGCTCGGGCGAGAATTTCGCTTGCACCGTCACCGCTTCCGGTTCCTCGCCCGTAAAATATCGCGCGGCGCTGAGCGGATAACAACCGACATCGAACACCCCTCCTCCGCCCCACTCGGCATTGTGGCGGATATCGCCGGTATTGCCCGCGCCGTTATAGGTAAAGACCCCGTGGATGGCCCGGAGTTGTCCGATTTCCCCGCTGCGCAAAATCTCCTTCGCCCTGGCGATGCGGGGATGGTGGCGGTACATGAACGCTTCCGCCAGGTGCACGCCGGCCTCCCGGCAAACGTCGGCCATTTCCTGCGCTTCCGCTGCGTTCAAAGCGATCGGCTTTTCGCAGAGCACGTGTTTGCCCGCGCGGGCCGCGGCGATCGTCCACGGCTTGTGAAGATGATTGGGAAGCGGGATGTATACCGCTTCGATCTCCGGGTCGGCAAGCATGTCCTCGTAACTGCCGTACGCTTTCGGAAGCCCATACTGTTCGGATTTCCGTTTCGCCTTCTCCAGGTCCCGGCTGGCGATTCCGATCAGCTCCGCGGTCTCCGACGCCAGCAGCGCGGGAATCACGTCCCTGTCGCCGATCCCGGCCGCTCCCAGCATTCCCCAACGCAAACGTTCCACAGCCCAACATCCTTTCGATATGGAATTCGGCACCATTATATCACAGCGTCCGAACTTCCACCCCGGCCCTTTTTGCGCTACAATGAAGCGAATATGCGCCGCCGACAGAAAGGATGAAACCGATGCCTTACCGCTTGATGGCCGTCGATCTGGACGACACGCTGCTGACCGACGACTTGACCGTGACCGAAAGCACCAAAAAAGCGATGAAACGGGCGATCGCCGAGGGATTTCACCTGACGATCGCGACCGGGAGAATGTTCGACTCCGCCCAGCAAATCGCGAAGCAGGTCGGCCTGAACGTCCCGATCATCACGTACCAGGGCTCCCTGATCAAAAACTTGCTGGACGAGCAAGTCCTGTACGAACGCTCCGTTCCCGCCGATGCCGCCGCAAGGCTGTACGAATACTGCAAGCAGCACGGGCTTCACCTGCAAACCTACATCGACGACAAGCTTTACGCGCCGGAAGAAAACGACCGGCTGAAAGCATACGCCAAGCAATCGAACATCCCGTATACGATCGTGCCGGATTTCGCCGCATTGCTCGCCGGCTCCCCTAAACAGACGAAGATGATCATCATCGACGAGCCCGAACGGTTGGACGCCATCAAACCCGAGCTGGCCGAACTGATGGGGCCGGAAGTCCACCTGACCAAATCCAAAAGCCATTACCTCGAGTTTCTCCACCGCGAGGGAACCAAAGGACATGCGCTCCGGTTCCTGGCCGCCCATTACGATATTCCGTTGGAAGAGACGATCGCCGTCGGCGATGCCTGGAACGACCGGGAAATGATCGAAGCCGCCGGTCTCGGCGTCGCGATGGCCAACGCCGTTCCCGCGCTGAAGGAGCTGGCGGATTTCGTAACGCTGAGCAACAACGAAGACGGCGTTCGTCACGTGCTCGAGAAATTCGTGCTGGCATAACGAGGATAGGCTGCAAATGAAAAGGCACCTTGGAGAGCGATTCTCCAAGGTGCCTTCTTTCAAGATGTGTCAGCCGTTCAATTTCAGCTTCCCGGCCGGCAAATGCTTTCTCAGCGCAGCGCGGATTTCTCCGATGTCCGCGATGTCCCGTTTGGGTATCATCACGACTTTGTTTCGGGACAAATAAAGGATGACGGCCTTGCCGATTTCCCTCGCCTTGAACACGTCGTCCCAAGGGACCTGGACCGTCGTGTCCCCGGTCGTATGCAGAATTCCCTTTTCCGTCAGGACGATATGCTGCTCGAGCTTGGACACCTTGTCGCTCTCGAAAATCCGGGTCGTGCGGACTTTGATTCTCCACAATTGGAAAATGAGCAAAATGCCGCTGATGAAGAACGCCGCCGGTATGACGATGGCCAAGTTGCCGGAATCCCCAAGTACCCCGCTCAATTGCGCGAAAATGACGAACAGGCACCAATAGAACAGAAACAATCCGGCCAGCTGCCACCGGCCGTGGTAAAGATTAAACCCTGCGTAATCCTCCGCGGTAAGATTGACGCGAACGGAGGGATCGCGCGTTACGGACTCCGACATTTCCTTTCCCCTTCCTTATACGCCGAGCTTTTTTTCCATCGTCAGGGCTTTCACCGTGCCCGTCTCGCGAACGACCAGCTCCTGGTCCACGATTTCGTATCCCATGTCCTGGTACATATTGACGTTCTTTTGCGCGGTCTGTCTCACCTTGCACCGGCAAACATTGAGGCCCCTGCCGATCCCGAATTGCTCGATCCATTTGACCAGCCGTTTGGCGTAACCCCTGCGCCGGCGCGACGGAAGCACGGACAAGCGGAAGAACGTGATGACGTCTTCGTTAATGCCGTAACGCACCATGGCGGCCGGATTCCCGTCTTCATGCAAAATGAACGCGCCTTCTCCGCCCCGCAACGCTTCCCGTACGGATTCCACGGTCTCGTCGAGCGCGCTGGACGGCGGCACGGCGGCACGGAACTCTTCGAAGGCCGCCATCATGAGCGAATGCACGGTCTCGGCGTCTTCCGGCGTCGCCGCCCGGATTTCCACCTCGGGATCGACTCTCACGCGGGGAGCCGGCAGCGTATCCGCCTCATCGATCGGATCGGCAGCTTCGGCATCCGCGCCGTCCGCCGTTTCTCCGACCTCCTTCGCTGCCGCGCGGGCTTGTCCCGGCTGCGGGATCGGCTGGTCCAGGAAATAGGCTTTGGCCGTTCGGCTGAACAAGAAGAACAAAATCAGCACGCCCAGCACCATTTCGAGTTGCGGAAGCAACGAAGCCGAGAACCATAACACGACGACGGACGATAAAATCGCGGGCATCCTTTTTTTGCGCCGGACGAACCAAAGCGTCACCAGGACGGCAGCTGCGGGCAGCAGCAAATTCACGAACACCATCAAGATCTGCCCGCCCGTCAGCTGATCGATTTTGTATTTGGCGTTTTCTTCGGCGCTCGGATTCACCAGAAGCCTCAGATTCAGGGCCACGGCGGCCGCGGACATGAATAAACGGATATATAGCAGCCAAATGGCGATTTGGATGCTGCGCGGTTTGGTCAAATTCCGTTCCTCCTCATTCTTTTACCGTTAAATTTCGTCCCGAGCGGACGCATTTCCTCCATTGTATGTATTTTGAGCCGGAAAAACAAAAAGCGCGGCCTCGCCGCGCCTTTCGCGTTACGTACCCGACAGCACCTGATACCAGATGCCGCGTTTGGAATACAACGTTTTCCGCACTTCGTCCCATCCGCCGAGGTACCCGATATTGAACAGGTCCTTCGGCTCCTGGAACTTCTCCTTCCACTTCGCGGCGACCGTTGCCGACACCGGGCGGAACCCGTGTTCGGCGAACAATTCCTGCGCCTTCTCGCCGTGCAGGAAAGCGACGAAAGCGTCGGCCGCTTCGCGCACACCGTGCCGGTCGGCGTTGCGCTGCACGACGGCGGCGGGATTTTCGATCAGGATCGTGCTTTCCGGCACGACGATGTCGTACTTCACGCCTTGCGCAATCCGGGCCAAGAGCTCGTTCTCGTAGGTCACGATCACGTCTCCGACTCCGTATTCGAAAGCGGCCATGGAAGCTCGGCCGCTCTTATCCATGGATTCGATGTTCTTGTGCACGGCGGCCAGAAATCGTTTCGCCGCGGCTGCGTCTTTATGGCCCGTCTCGGCTTCGGAGCGTTTCAATCCGGCGCCGTAAATCGCGTTGATGTCCCATTGCGCGCCGCCGGACGTTTTCGGATTCGGATAAAGCACCTTTACGTCCGGCCGGGTCAAATCCTCGAATCCGCCGATGCCGAGCGGGTTGCCGGAACGGGTGCCGAGCACGACGATGGACCGCGTCACCATGCCGCCGTCCGCGCCCTTCTTCCACGCCGGGTCCGTCAGCCCCGCTTGGACGAGTTTATCCATGTCGCCTTCCATCGCGAACAGCGCGACATCGGCCTCGAAACCGCCCACGATCGCGCGGGCTTGCGTTCCGGAGGCTTCATAGGATTCCTGGAACGCGACGGTTTGGCCCGTTTTCGCCTTCCACTCCGCTTTGAAGGCGGGTATGATGTCGGCCATCGCGTCCTTGGCGACGGAATAGGCTCCGATGACCAGCGTGATATCGGCTTTCGAAGAGGCGGGCGCCGCCGCCGTACCGCTTTCGCTTTTGCCGCAGGCAGCCGCGGCCAGGACCAGCGAAACGAGAAGCGCCGCGGCGCCCAGTCGTTTAAATATGGACATACATCGAATCTTCCTTCAGCTTGTTCTCCATAATCCAGCTGTCGTTGTCGTTGAACAAATAGGCGCGGTGCACGAGCACGCGAATTTCGTCGCCCGGATGGAGCACTTCTTTCTCAAGCGAACGGTAGGTCACGAGGCGGGTCGAGCCGACCTCGACCTCAACGAGCCACTCGCTGCCGCGGAAGTGCAAATGCCGCACCCGGCCCGTTTCCGTCGCCGACAGCATTTGAAACTCCCCGACGTTGCCGATTTCCACGTACTCGGGACGGATGAGCGCTTTCGTGTCGGGCCATGCCGCCGCAGCCTCGAAGCCGCGGATCGACGCAACCTCCTCGACGATCGTGGATTCCCCGATGAAGCTGGCCACGAACGGCGTCTGCGGGTTTTTGTAAATTTCCCAAGGGGTGCCCTTCTGTTCCAGGTTACCCTTATTAATGATCATGATTTCGTCGGCCACTTCAATCGCTTCGTCCTGGTCGTGCGTCACGAAGATCGACGTAATGCCGAGACGGTCGATCATTTCGCGCAGCCAGGAACGCAGCTCCTGGCGGATTTTCGCGTCGATCGCGGCAAACGGCTCGTCGAGAAGCAGCAGCTGCGGCTCCGGCGCAAGCGCGCGGGCGAAGGCGACGCGCTGCCGCTGTCCGCCCGACAGCTGGTGCGGATAACGCTTTTCGAACCCGGACAGTCCCGTCAGTTCGACCAACTCCGCCACCCGCTCCTTGATGCGGGCTTTCGACCACTTCTTCACCTCGAGGCCGAATGCGATGTTGCCTTCCACGGTCATATGCTTGAACAACGCGTAGTTCTGGAACACGAAGCCGATGCCCCGCTCCTGCGGCGGCAGGTCGTTGACCCGCCGGCCATGGAACACGATGTCTCCGCCGTCGGGGGTTTCGAGCCCCGCGAGCATGCGGAGAATCGAGGTTTTGCCGCCGCCGCTCGGGCCCAGCAGGCCGATCAACTGGCCTTTGGCAATCGAGAAATCCACGTCTTTCACCGCTTGGAACTCGCCGAATCGTTTATTCAAACCCCGTACTTCTACGTGCATGCCCACGCACTCCCTTTCTCCCGAAAGCGATCATTTATGTCCTTGCCTGGATTTCGCCCATTCCATGAGGAGCAGAAGGGCGACCGAGCCTGCCGCGAGAACGAGCGCGACCGAATTCGCGGACGTCAAACTGAAGTTTTCCACGTCTTGGTAAACCAAAGTCGTCGCCGTTTGCGTTTTAAACAAAATGTTGCCCGACACGACGAGCACGGCGCCGAATTCCCCGAGCGCGCGGGCGACCGTCAGCACGACGCCGTACACGACGCTCCAACGGATCGAAGGCCAGGTCACGCGCCAAAACGTCGTCCAGCCGTACGCCCCCAGCGTCGATGCCGCTTCCTCCTGCTGGGCGCCGATTTCCTGAAGCACCGGCATGACCTCCCGGATAATCAGGGGGAACGTCACGAAAAGCGTCGCAAGCAGCATGCCGGGCAGCGCATAAACGATCTTGATGCCCGCGGAGCCCAGCAAACCGCCGATGGCCGTCTCCGGACCGAGCATCAGCACGATCATGAGACCCCCGATGACCGGGGAAACGGCGAAAGGCAAATCGACGACGCTGTTCAGCAGATTCTTCAGCCGGGGTCCCAGCCATGCGGCTCGGACCAGATATAAGGACAGCATGACGCCGAAAAGCGTATTGATCAAAGTCACTAAAATCACTATCAGCGTCGTCATCCACATCGCATGCAGGGCCTCGGGACGGGTCAATCCGTTTGCGAAACCGGACCAGCCCTGATCCCACGCGCCCATCGCGATCCGGACGACCGGCGCTCCGAGCAGAAGCGCGAACACGACGAACGTCAAGCCTATCCATAAACGTCTCATAAGCCCTTCCTCCGTGCTTGCAAATGGTTCACGAGCCAGAGGATCAGGAACGAGAGGGTAAGCAAAATGACGCTCACCGCGGTGGCTCCGACGACGTTGTCGCTTTCGATCTCCCCGAAAATGTACACGGAGGCGATCATCGTTTTACCCGGGATATTGCCCGCCACCAGCACGACCGCCCCGAATTCGGCAATCCCTCTCGAGAAGGCCAGCATGGCGCCTCCGAGAATGCCCGGCAGCATGTTCGGCAGAATGACGCGGAAAAACGTCTTCGATTTCGTGGCCCCCATCGTGTAAGCCGCCTCTTCCTCCGACGGGTCCATTTCCTCCAGCAGCGGCTGGACGGCGCGGATGACGAAGGGGAACGTCACGAACACCATGGCGATCACGATCGCGGGTTCATGGAACAGAATGGTGAAACCCAACCGTTCGGCCAACTGCCCGACCCCGCTTCGGGGACCCAGCAGCAGCAAGATCATCAACCCCGCCACGGCCGTCGGCAAGGCGAAAGGAAGATCGACGAGACTGTTCAGAAGACTGCGTCCCGGAAACCGATATCGAATCAGTACCCATCCCGCCATCGTTCCGATCAGGACGTTGACGAGCGTCGCGATGACCGCCAATTTCAACGTCAGCATGACGGCTTTCCAAGCCAGCGGCTCGGTGATGTTCTGGGCGAACGCCGTCCAGCCGGAGGATAACGAATGGCCGTAAATGCCGAGGATGGGAAACACGATCAAAACGACGAAATAAAGCATGACGGCGCTGCGGAAACCCCAGCCCCACCAGCGGCTCTGCAGCATGGAACTCACGTTGTCGTGTACCTCCCAAACTTTTGGCCGATAAAATTCTTCATAATTCCTATTAATTTACTCGGTATTCATACTTTATCAAAGTTGGACTTTGTCCGTCAACCATAATGATCGGCGAAAAGTCGATTTTTATTAACCAAACTTATGTATCGTATTCCTTTTTCTTATGGGCGGTGTACGTCTATCCCTCATTTTCGACGAAATA contains:
- a CDS encoding B12-binding domain-containing radical SAM protein, producing the protein MNVVLATLNAKYIHTSLAIRYLKAFCAEEFDVQLAEYTIKDPAMSIAADLFSKKPDVIGFSCYIWNIEETITVVDMLRKVLPDVKIVLGGPEVSYDTAEWMNRLPAVDFIVMGEGEETFRDLLRQIAGDRKYHFVFGLAYRKEGQAEAIITPGRPKLDLNDIPSPQRFAEDIPTLRNRVVYFETSRGCPFSCQFCLSSIEVGVRYFDMERVKSDLSYLIDSGAKLIKFVDRTFNIKRDYAMEIFQFLIDNHRGCVFQFEITADIMRPEVLDFLAEHAPPGVFRFEIGVQSTNDPTNLAVQRRQNFAKLSRTVNKIKESRNIDQHLDLIAGLPHEDYDTFRKTFNDVFALRPEELQLGFLKMLRGTGLRLDAAKYGYVYMERAPYEMLGSDVMPFSDIVRIKRVEDVLEKYWNAHRMDRTMEYLVTTVYPSPFDFFQRFGDYWESRGWSRIGHQLEDLFIRLWSFLEADRPEGLDTDVAMALLKIDYYLQHKYKPRKTWWEDRLEKKDWMQGLRWAAEKLGMEERELQKKAALDRIPFDYGAWVQEGRTDKTAGTALVILYSGEDEPPRLVALPLPDGQAAAADQQSLSESGKGQES
- a CDS encoding GH1 family beta-glucosidase — translated: MARLDFPKDFVWGTATASYQIEGAAKEGGRGPSIWDTFSHTPGKVVGGDTGDVACDSYHRYEEDIALLKKLGVKAYRFSIAWPRIYPQGTGELNQEGLDYYSRVVDALIAAGIEPCATLYHWDLPQALQDQGGWANRSTIDAFVRYAETVFQAFDGKIKQWITFNETWCVSFLSNTLGIHAPGLKDLQLGVTVAHHCLVAHGLTVQKFRALGIKGEIGTTHNLGWCEPYTNSPEDVEAARRSRAWGNEWFMDPTFKGTYPQFLVEWFKTKGAEVPIQPGDMETIAQKIDFIGINFYTGNYGRYKKNEGLFDCEDVQVGFDRTFMDWNVYPEALYKTLKWVHEEYGDTPIYITENGACYDDTLTEDNRIHDELRTAYFRKHFIQCHRLIESGVPLKGYFAWSLLDNFEWAEGYRKRFGIVYTDYETLARHPKDSYYFIQKVIAESGLDA
- a CDS encoding sulfate/molybdate ABC transporter ATP-binding protein, yielding MHVEVRGLNKRFGEFQAVKDVDFSIAKGQLIGLLGPSGGGKTSILRMLAGLETPDGGDIVFHGRRVNDLPPQERGIGFVFQNYALFKHMTVEGNIAFGLEVKKWSKARIKERVAELVELTGLSGFEKRYPHQLSGGQRQRVAFARALAPEPQLLLLDEPFAAIDAKIRQELRSWLREMIDRLGITSIFVTHDQDEAIEVADEIMIINKGNLEQKGTPWEIYKNPQTPFVASFIGESTIVEEVASIRGFEAAAAWPDTKALIRPEYVEIGNVGEFQMLSATETGRVRHLHFRGSEWLVEVEVGSTRLVTYRSLEKEVLHPGDEIRVLVHRAYLFNDNDSWIMENKLKEDSMYVHI
- a CDS encoding Cof-type HAD-IIB family hydrolase — protein: MPYRLMAVDLDDTLLTDDLTVTESTKKAMKRAIAEGFHLTIATGRMFDSAQQIAKQVGLNVPIITYQGSLIKNLLDEQVLYERSVPADAAARLYEYCKQHGLHLQTYIDDKLYAPEENDRLKAYAKQSNIPYTIVPDFAALLAGSPKQTKMIIIDEPERLDAIKPELAELMGPEVHLTKSKSHYLEFLHREGTKGHALRFLAAHYDIPLEETIAVGDAWNDREMIEAAGLGVAMANAVPALKELADFVTLSNNEDGVRHVLEKFVLA
- a CDS encoding sulfate ABC transporter permease subunit yields the protein MRRLWIGLTFVVFALLLGAPVVRIAMGAWDQGWSGFANGLTRPEALHAMWMTTLIVILVTLINTLFGVMLSLYLVRAAWLGPRLKNLLNSVVDLPFAVSPVIGGLMIVLMLGPETAIGGLLGSAGIKIVYALPGMLLATLFVTFPLIIREVMPVLQEIGAQQEEAASTLGAYGWTTFWRVTWPSIRWSVVYGVVLTVARALGEFGAVLVVSGNILFKTQTATTLVYQDVENFSLTSANSVALVLAAGSVALLLLMEWAKSRQGHK
- a CDS encoding sulfate ABC transporter substrate-binding protein produces the protein MSIFKRLGAAALLVSLVLAAAACGKSESGTAAAPASSKADITLVIGAYSVAKDAMADIIPAFKAEWKAKTGQTVAFQESYEASGTQARAIVGGFEADVALFAMEGDMDKLVQAGLTDPAWKKGADGGMVTRSIVVLGTRSGNPLGIGGFEDLTRPDVKVLYPNPKTSGGAQWDINAIYGAGLKRSEAETGHKDAAAAKRFLAAVHKNIESMDKSGRASMAAFEYGVGDVIVTYENELLARIAQGVKYDIVVPESTILIENPAAVVQRNADRHGVREAADAFVAFLHGEKAQELFAEHGFRPVSATVAAKWKEKFQEPKDLFNIGYLGGWDEVRKTLYSKRGIWYQVLSGT
- a CDS encoding YcxB family protein → MSESVTRDPSVRVNLTAEDYAGFNLYHGRWQLAGLFLFYWCLFVIFAQLSGVLGDSGNLAIVIPAAFFISGILLIFQLWRIKVRTTRIFESDKVSKLEQHIVLTEKGILHTTGDTTVQVPWDDVFKAREIGKAVILYLSRNKVVMIPKRDIADIGEIRAALRKHLPAGKLKLNG
- a CDS encoding Gfo/Idh/MocA family protein, encoding MERLRWGMLGAAGIGDRDVIPALLASETAELIGIASRDLEKAKRKSEQYGLPKAYGSYEDMLADPEIEAVYIPLPNHLHKPWTIAAARAGKHVLCEKPIALNAAEAQEMADVCREAGVHLAEAFMYRHHPRIARAKEILRSGEIGQLRAIHGVFTYNGAGNTGDIRHNAEWGGGGVFDVGCYPLSAARYFTGEEPEAVTVQAKFSPEHGGVDMMASGLVEFPGGVSLTFDCGMWAAFRNTLEIVGSEGRILLDPSFLPGADNDSITVVTTDGERREGPYGVNAYILQADQFARTVRGLEPAAFPAEDAVAGMRLLEACLNSARHKTRAVL
- the cysT gene encoding sulfate ABC transporter permease subunit CysT, with protein sequence MLQSRWWGWGFRSAVMLYFVVLIVFPILGIYGHSLSSGWTAFAQNITEPLAWKAVMLTLKLAVIATLVNVLIGTMAGWVLIRYRFPGRSLLNSLVDLPFALPTAVAGLMILLLLGPRSGVGQLAERLGFTILFHEPAIVIAMVFVTFPFVIRAVQPLLEEMDPSEEEAAYTMGATKSKTFFRVILPNMLPGILGGAMLAFSRGIAEFGAVVLVAGNIPGKTMIASVYIFGEIESDNVVGATAVSVILLTLSFLILWLVNHLQARRKGL
- a CDS encoding GNAT family N-acetyltransferase, which produces MTKPRSIQIAIWLLYIRLFMSAAAVALNLRLLVNPSAEENAKYKIDQLTGGQILMVFVNLLLPAAAVLVTLWFVRRKKRMPAILSSVVVLWFSASLLPQLEMVLGVLILFFLFSRTAKAYFLDQPIPQPGQARAAAKEVGETADGADAEAADPIDEADTLPAPRVRVDPEVEIRAATPEDAETVHSLMMAAFEEFRAAVPPSSALDETVESVREALRGGEGAFILHEDGNPAAMVRYGINEDVITFFRLSVLPSRRRRGYAKRLVKWIEQFGIGRGLNVCRCKVRQTAQKNVNMYQDMGYEIVDQELVVRETGTVKALTMEKKLGV